Below is a window of Terriglobia bacterium DNA.
TCAGGAATCGCCATCGGAGGCAACTATGGATCAGATTCATAGGAGCCTAGCTGTGGAGTCTCAAGAGGTTGTTCCGATCGAGGCCGGAGCGGCTGATAGGTGGAACATGGTTGAGGCTACCATGAGGACGGTGCCAGTTGTAATGGTGAAGCCAGGGAAGAAGATGTTCGTGACGGTGTTGCGAG
It encodes the following:
- a CDS encoding IS481 family transposase, with the translated sequence SQHRHEHLLPWLHHYNWHRPHGSLNHVPPISRSGLDRNNLLRLHS